In one window of Blastopirellula marina DNA:
- a CDS encoding replication-associated recombination protein A, producing MSLFEQAEAKNFDRAKPLAARMRPRNLEEFVGQKHFLAEGKLLWRLIKSNRLTSVLFYGPPGCGKTTLAQLLASETKCRFRQLNAVTSGVKELREVLQEAQREVATGGRKTLLFVDEIHRFNKSQQDALLPDVENGIVILVGATTSNPFFAVNSALVSRSQIFQFEPLTPAEIHDVLRGALSDTYRGLGKFAVKLDDDAAQFLGEVCDGDARRALNALEIGVLSSDEQPIHFTRQLAEESIQKKAVQYDRDGDTHYDTASALIKSIRGSDVDAAIYWLAKMLEGGEDIRFITRRLIISASEDIGNADPHALTMAVSAMQACEMIGLPECQLTLSQTVAYLACAPKSNAATVAIGEARKDIREGRVEPVPVHLRDAHYGGAKELGNGEGYEYSHDSPDGIAAQTYLGIDREYYRPVPRGFEATLQKRVEVYRKRLRGEDV from the coding sequence ATGTCTTTGTTTGAACAAGCCGAAGCCAAGAACTTCGATCGCGCCAAGCCGTTGGCTGCCCGGATGCGTCCGCGCAACCTGGAAGAATTCGTCGGGCAAAAGCACTTCCTCGCCGAAGGCAAACTGCTGTGGCGATTGATCAAGTCGAACCGTTTGACCTCGGTCCTCTTTTATGGCCCGCCTGGGTGTGGCAAGACGACCTTGGCCCAGCTATTGGCATCCGAAACAAAGTGTCGCTTCCGCCAGCTGAACGCCGTGACCTCTGGCGTGAAAGAGCTGCGCGAAGTGCTGCAGGAAGCCCAGCGCGAAGTCGCCACCGGCGGACGCAAGACACTGCTATTTGTCGACGAGATCCACCGCTTCAACAAGTCGCAGCAAGATGCGCTGCTGCCGGATGTCGAGAACGGGATTGTGATCCTCGTGGGAGCGACCACCAGCAATCCGTTCTTCGCGGTCAACAGCGCGCTGGTCAGCCGGAGTCAAATCTTTCAGTTTGAACCGCTGACCCCCGCAGAGATCCATGATGTGCTGCGAGGCGCGCTATCCGATACGTATCGCGGGCTCGGCAAGTTCGCCGTGAAGCTCGACGACGATGCGGCTCAGTTTCTGGGCGAGGTGTGCGACGGCGATGCCCGGCGTGCGCTGAACGCTTTGGAGATCGGTGTCCTTTCGAGTGACGAGCAGCCGATCCACTTCACCCGGCAGTTGGCTGAAGAATCGATTCAAAAGAAAGCCGTACAGTACGACCGCGACGGCGACACGCACTACGACACGGCGAGTGCGTTGATCAAAAGCATCCGCGGCAGCGATGTCGACGCGGCCATCTACTGGCTGGCCAAGATGCTCGAAGGAGGCGAAGACATCCGCTTCATCACGCGGCGGCTGATCATCTCGGCTAGCGAAGACATCGGCAACGCCGACCCGCACGCCCTGACGATGGCCGTTTCTGCGATGCAGGCCTGCGAAATGATCGGCCTGCCGGAGTGCCAACTCACCCTTTCGCAAACGGTCGCCTACCTGGCCTGTGCCCCCAAAAGCAACGCCGCCACCGTCGCGATCGGCGAAGCACGAAAAGACATCCGCGAAGGACGCGTCGAGCCAGTCCCAGTCCACCTGCGTGACGCCCACTACGGCGGAGCGAAAGAGTTGGGCAATGGCGAAGGATACGAGTACTCCCACGACTCACCCGACGGCATCGCCGCCCAAACCTACCTGGGCATCGACCGTGAGTACTATCGCCCGGTGCCAAGGGGCTTCGAGGCAACACTGCAGAAGCGGGTAGAGGTCTACCGCAAACGGCTGCGTGGGGAAGATGTTTAG